The region tgctgaagtctggcttggagaattttgagcattactttactagcatgtgagatgagttggAAGCTTTAAACCTATCAAAAAGTTGAAAGAACAATGGCCATCCCCTAGATTCATGTGTCAACAAGCTGCCAAATTTactcctcccttcctcttcttccttcaagGTGCATAGTATTAATACTTTTATTCCCAGAGTCATTTGAAAGTAAATTGAAGACAGCAGAATACCTCAGCATGTATTTCTCAAgaaggacagttcagttcagtcgctcagtcgagtccagctctttgtgacaccatggactgcagtatgccaggcctccctgtccatcaccaactcccagagtttattcaaactcgtgtccactgagacagtgatgccatccagccatctcatcctttgttatcccctcatcctcccgccttcaatctttcccagcatcagtcttttccaacaagtcagttcttcacgtcaggtggccaaagtattggagtttcagcttcagcatcagttcttccaatgagtattcaagactgatttcctttaggatgggctggttggatctccttgcagtccaagggactctcaagggtcttctcaaacaccacagttcaaaaatccAGCTGGAATGTCTGGAAGAAGGACACTCTCCTACAAAACCATAACACCATTAGCACACCTAAGAAAATTAACCTTAATTCAAAATTATCCACCTAACACACATTTAAAGTTCTTGTGTCCTCCcaaattttatacttttgttttcattcatgaTCCAATCACATTTCACACCTGGATTCAgctctctctctcatctcctttAATCCACAATAGCCTACCTacctttttagttttgtttttcatgataatgactttttttttttttttttttgagaattcaaTCTTACTGGTTGGAGACAACAGTGTTTAGTGAAATGGAAACAAGGGTTCCTGATAACTGAGGTGCATGGAAGACTCATCAAAGGCAACCTAAGCAATTCAAAATTAACTAAAActtaaagaacaacaaaaactctGATTTTCCTCACAACTCCTACAatgttttttttgaaaaaatcagATTACCTGCCTCATAAACATCGATGTATTGCTGGCACACTAACATGTTTTTTCTACTTTTGGCACAATACAGCATAGCCCAGGAGTGAAAATCAAGACTGAATCTTAAATAAGAGAAGTTTGTCAAGCATGGGCAGGTAATCATTTCAGGAAGAGGAAACACGGTTGAGATGTGAAAGCTCAACCATGAAATTCTGttatcctttttgttgttgtttttaatttaggTGTATGGAATTCTGTGTTACCTTTACAACTTTCCAGCAAATCTAAATCTGTTGTAAAGTAGAAagtttatgaaaggaaaaaaaaaaaaaagacaactcatCCATGGGAATTTAAGGTAGCTCATAACAGCTGAAAACAGTGTTAAGTCTCAGAGTAATaggaagtaaaatttaaaaaaggaatgaaatagggGCCTTGTATGCATGCTAAGAAATATGGATTTAGAAAACACATTCTTGCCAACTGCACATGAACATTCTCCAAGCTAGATCATGTATTTGGCTGCAAGTCTcaacaaattcaaaaagatagaaactatatcaagtatcttttctaaATACAATGTCACAAAACTAGAATCCAGTAACAGGAGAAAAATTGGAAATTCACAAATGCATGAAAAGCATACTCTTGAAcagcaaaagaacaaaaacagaaatcaaaaggaaaatcagaTGAAACATGAAACTGGaaacacaacataccaaaatTTATGGATGTTGCAAaataagagggaagtttacagctATAAATGCCtatatcaagaaaaaagagagatctCAAAAAGCCTAACATTACAccttaaggaactagaaaaacaAAGTAAGCCCAAGGTTagcagaaagcaggaaaaaatacagtagaaataaatgaaataaagagtaggacaacaataaaaaagatcaatgaaattaaGTTGGTTTTgggaaagataaacaaaactgacaaagcTTTAGCTGGGCTAACCAAGACAAAAAGAGATAGGtctcaaataaataaagttaatgaAAGAGGATGTCTACTGAAATACAAAGACTGTATAAGCAATTATctgccaacaaattggacaacctgaaaaaatggataaattcctagaaacatatgACTTACCAAGATTGagtcaggaagaaatggaaaaatctgaacaaatcaATAAAGGATAAAGAttttgaatcagtaatcaaaatctcccaacaaagaaaagcccaggatcagatggtttcactggtgaattctactaaaCAAAGAAGTAATGCcaatctttctcaaactcttcccaaaAATCTGAAGAGGAAACACTCCTAAACTCATGAGGtgagcattaccctgataccaaagccagattaGGATACTACAAAAAAACAGCAGGCCAATATCCTTGATGAATATAGACGTAAAGCTTCttaataaaatactagcaaaccaaattcaatagCACATTAAGACTCATACacatgatcaaatgggatttatccctgggatACAAAGATGGTTGTtgttgtgaaagtcgctcagttgtttgactctttgcgacccagtccatggaattctccaggccagaatactggagtgggtagcctttcccttctccaggggatcttcccaacccagggatcaaacccaggtctcctgcattgcacgcggattctttatcaggtgagccacaagggaagcccaagaatactggagtgggtagcctatcccttctccagtggatcttcccgacccaagaactgaaccagggtctcctgcattgcaggtggattctttaccaactgggctatcagggaagcccacaaagatGGTTCAACAcacacaaatcaataaatgtaatacattaatagaatgaaagattAAAACTATGGTATTTTCAACTTTACCTTAGGAGAACCCTGAATAGAATTGGGGATGTTGTTGCCTCTATATATTGATACCAATTTCAAAATGCGAGTTTGTGTCAGGGTGTGTATCTGGCCAAATGCTTCGAATCTTATATGAAAAAGTTACAAAAAGTTTAATAAAGAACCAAAGGGAATTACATTTGACTACTTCCTCAGAAACACAAAAGTAATACGAAATACTTATTAAAATGTTGgtttctaagtttaaaaaaaaaagagtctggcTTTTTCAAAGACACCATGAGAAGTCATAAGACAATTCCAAGCAGGAGTAATATGGCCagtttacattttagaaagactGATCTGCCAGTAGCATAGACTACAGGTTAGAGGCATAGTTAAGATGAGAAGAGACCACAGCAACGGTTCAGAGAAGCAGAGGATCATGGAAGACTTCTAGAACTTAAATGGTGGGAAATTACAGAGTTAAGAACTCTTTTGGAAATGGAATTGGGGACCTCAGGCACCTTCGTAACTGCTGATACCCCACTCTGGATATGACTGACTGTCTTCCAGACTGGTTAGTAAGTACCCTCTGATGTCTGTAGTCTGAAAAGAATACAGCCAGGTTCGCGGAAGCTCCCCTGACGCTGCAGACACAAGTAGgaagatattttataaaatgctttacTTATTGAGTAGCCTGGGTGgcagccccacctccccacctaACATACACACATCCTGTTATATTTCCAAAAGTGAGCACACATGCCAAGTGTCATCCGTCTCTAGCCATCTGACTCATAAAGAGGAGACAGGAGGGGCCCATCACATACACCAAGCTATCGCAACGACACTCCTTCCACTGTTTCTGTTCAGTCTAGAAGACTTGGCCTGAGACAGTTTTAAGATTTTCTGTTATTTGCAATGTATGGAAAAGTAAATTACTGACATTCACAAGGTAATAAACTGACAAGAACAAGactgctttgttttccttttttaatttagaaTCTTGTTAGCAATACATTACATCCTTGATAGACAAAAACCACCTTTTACACAGTAACTCAAAAACCAaccatttaagaaaataatacagtaaTCAACTGCTACCAGGGAAAAGAGGTCCTCTCATTTGATTCTACTGGCAGGCCCAGGTTTATCTGAACTTTGAGAAACTCTTTGTCCTGAATGGATGATGAAGCATTCAAGTAAAAGGTAAGGAGTTATAAGTGTTGAGTTTCTGAGGATTCTGCCTCAAAAGAAGTTCCTCCAAGGATAGCCACAGTTCTCCAGTTTACTCCAATGTTGCGATGTTTCTGGGACGACCAGCGTAGTTGCCTTTTGAGGAGTTTTCACAATTCATCAACCTGAAGATTCAGGTCTTATAAAACATTCTTTCCACATTAAAAAAGACTTTGTCCCCACAGTTGTTTTTCATCGCTTCTCCAGCTTCTTGTACTTGGCTTctgcagtggggagagggagaggaagagttatatcttttaaaatgggctcttataaaaaaagagagagagggagaaagaaagaaaaaaataaaaaagacttccCCCGTGGTCCAGTAATTAAGATttcacctcccaatgcagagggcgcAGGCTTGAtcactggtcggggaactaagatcccacatgcctgtgcaatgtggccaaaaattaaaacattaaaaaaacaaaatcagctcTTACAAAGATACTCTTTAGTTAGCATTTCCAGGCAAATTTAAAAATgtctattacattttaaaaaatatctattaacTTCAGTCCTTGTAGCTGTCCAAATTGTATCCAAATTACGGGTACACCATAAATGCTAACTATCATTATTAGCTACGACAGATATTTGGATATCTGTCCAAATATAATCAGTGTGCTCAACTTAAGGAGTCAAATATCCATACACATAACCAAGAATCTAAAATGAGTTCCCTACATTCTAGCCCTGTCAACAGCACCTGCTCAGACACTCTACCAGGGTTAAGCAAACGTATTAGCACTGGAGCCACCAGGAGCCTTAGAAAAGCATAGGAAGCACTTGCCCCTCCAGGCTCTGTCCCAGGCACCCTCTGAGAGCCAGACTGAAAACTCAAGtacatttctccttttattttcttattcctaTCCTTCATACACACTAggaaaacaattttgaaagataTAGGAATTTAAAAGACCATCAAGTAAACCCCTTAATGTTATAGATTCCCCCTTTCTTTAAAACCCTGTAAGCATCTGGCACAATGCTTTCTAAAGTTCACAGTCACCATTTAGTAAATTTAATTGTGGACAATGTTAACTACCACCCATGTCAAATCTCAGTCTGCTACAAACCAATCGCTTCAAGTAGTCAACAACTGTCAATGATCAAAAATAACATGTAAATTATATCTAGGGTAAAAAcaacgtgtttttttttttaacaactgtgTTATTTTTAACCATGGATATAAGAGCCAGAGTCAGGTAGCAAGGCATCAACACTAGTACCAGTTTCTTCCTTAAAGGAAAAGTAACCCCTTAAGAAAGGCTTGATTGGACTGCCTACTCTATTTCTGAGATGTGCATCTACATTATTAAAGATGCTTCAGCCTGCTGAACCACAATTAAATGCCTGAGCTTTGAAATCAATCATAGTTTGGAATACAGCTCTTCTATATACTAACTTTGTGTCCTTAAGCACTTTCACTGTGCAACTCTGCTGTCCTTAAGCCAGTTATAACTCCTTCAACCACAGCTTCCTCTTCAATAGAATGGGGCTAAAAATCATGTACTTACCTCAGAGatcaaaggattaaaaaaaatgataggcACAAAATATTAAGAACAGTGCCTGATATGTTATTAAGCACTCaggaaatgttattttattaCTACTAGTCATAAAAAGTTACTCTCCAGAggttttgtgaagattaaaatagATCACTGTAGGCATACCATAAATGTTAACTATCATATGGTCATACTGGGAGGAGGGTGCTCTTATcaaatcaaaacaaataaaaatggttaCCCAGTTTTTTTGAATATGCATCCAACTTGTAGGCTGCCTGCTCAAGAGCTGCTACTTGCTCCTCAATTATGTTGATCTGATCCAGATAAGGCTGCAGTCCAGCATCTTTGAAAACAAAGACAGACCAGGGTTTATACAGCATCAACAAGGAATGTAGAAAAAGGTGGAAAGTAAGCATGCTAGTGTCTGGTCAGCTCTGCCTAAGACAGAGTAGGTGGAGTGACATGATTCTGATCACTGGCAGGGCACATGCCTTAGAAGACAGTAGCTAGCTGATCAGGTATGACTGGTGACCTAAACAAAGTTAAGTCTCTCTCATCTACTAGTTTTCCTCTCTTTGAAATTCCTTGCTCCTCAAGCAATCTTTCCATTACTGACTCAGTTTCTTAGGTACTCCCAGACCAAGAAGGAGAGCCCTATAGACAGGGAACACAAATATAAGTCAACAGGAAAATATATTCTGCCAACTAAAGCAGCATATTATGATTATATATGTTATGGTTTTCTGTTTATAAAGTAGTCCTTTACGGATTTCATTGTTAAGTTAATTCCCTAGAATCTGGCCACCTTTCCTCTGCCCCATTTTTCTGGAAATAAATGGATCAACTCAAGATTCAGAAGCAGAAATAACTGTACCACCAAAGCACAGTAATCCTCAGAGTGGAAAAAATTCACTTTAACTTTGTAATTCACTTTTAGAAAATGAGCTACCTGAGGACAGAGACCatgttcccttcccttctccactcCCTCAAGCACAAATGAACATTAAATACAAACAAATATGtttaattgtaaaattattaCTTACACTTCTGGTTTAAGTCCTTTAAGTTTCTACTAATGTTTATAGCAATATCTTTCATTTCAAGATACTTCAGGCTGGTtagtttattcatattttccaGGAGCTTATAGTCTTCACTGGTCGctttaaaacaaacacagaagATGTGATACCTTTAAGATTTGTGTAGATGACTAGAATGTGGAATTAATGACCAAATGGCAGTTCAAGGCAGGATCTAGGGAATGTCAAAGAAGCAGGCCCCTTCTGATCTATGACATTTATACTCAGCCTATgtactctagggcttccctggtggctcagcagtaaagaatctgcctgcagtgcaggagctgcaggagccgtgggtttgatccctgggttcggaagatcacctgaaggagggtgtggcaattcactccagtattcttgcctggagaatcccatggacagagaagcctggagggctatagtccatagggtcgcaaagagcaggatatgagtgaagcaacttatgcacacacatatgtattctaAATGTCTAAGTAGGAATTCAGGCAACAACTGGCAAACTATTCAAACCAAATAAAATCCAGAAGCTTCAGGATCGTAGTTAGAAAGGTAAAAGATAAACTCATGTACCAGAAAAAGGGAGGTGAAGCAAGCAGTCTTGGTCTCCCTAATGTGACATCATATAACTGGGCAGACCGTACCATAAATACAGAtacatatgctaagtcacttcagtcgtttccaactctgtgcgaccccatagacagcagcccaccaggctcccccgtccctgggattctccaggcaagaacactggagtgggttgccattttcttctccaatgcatgaaagtgaaaagtgaaagtgaagtcgctcagtcgtgtccgactcttagcaaccccatggattacagcctaacaggcccctccgtccatgggattttccaagcaagagtactggagtggggtgctattgccttctccacagatacatacagatggctaataaacatgtgaaaaaggctcaacatcgctcattactgctgctcctgctgctaagtcgcttcagtcgtttccaactctgtgggaccccatagacagcagcccaccaggctcccccatccctgggattctccaggcaagaacactggagtgggttgccatttccttctccaatgcatgaaagtgaaaagtgaaagtgaagtcactcagtcgtgtctgacttttaacgaccccatgaactgcagcctaccaggctcctccgcccatgggattctccaggcaagaatactggagtggggtgccattgccttctccattgctcattactagagaaatgcaaatcacaactaCAGTGAGGTCATCACCTCAacactggtcaaaatggccatcatcaaaaaaaatctacaaatgggGCTCccttggtgattcagtggtaaagaatccacctgccaattcaagagatagGGGTTCaactcctgatccaggaagatcctacatgctgcagagcaactaagcccgtgagccccAACTCTGAGCCTGTattctgcaactactgaag is a window of Bos taurus isolate L1 Dominette 01449 registration number 42190680 breed Hereford chromosome 26, ARS-UCD2.0, whole genome shotgun sequence DNA encoding:
- the BLOC1S2 gene encoding biogenesis of lysosome-related organelles complex 1 subunit 2 isoform X1; the encoded protein is MAAAAAAAAEGVPAIHREEPVRDDVAVETAEEAKEPAEADINELCRDMFSKMATYLTGELTATSEDYKLLENMNKLTSLKYLEMKDIAINISRNLKDLNQKYAGLQPYLDQINIIEEQVAALEQAAYKLDAYSKKLEAKYKKLEKR
- the BLOC1S2 gene encoding biogenesis of lysosome-related organelles complex 1 subunit 2 isoform X2, yielding MKCPVGRPESPDDVAVETAEEAKEPAEADINELCRDMFSKMATYLTGELTATSEDYKLLENMNKLTSLKYLEMKDIAINISRNLKDLNQKYAGLQPYLDQINIIEEQVAALEQAAYKLDAYSKKLEAKYKKLEKR